One genomic segment of Hydrocarboniclastica marina includes these proteins:
- a CDS encoding MgtC/SapB family protein produces the protein MSDILDSFFDLHPNLPGLAVALLLGLLIGTQRGWTQRERNPGERVAGVRTHTLTGLLGGLTLVLAESLGHWFAAVMLISFTLLVVTSYHAKVNKDQNVGITGSISLFLTFIFGALAVEGETFLAASAAVTTALILDNKQEIHRWVGLLQEKELAAGLKLLLISVVMLPVLPNEGFGPGDALNPYEIWWMVVLIASISFVGYFAMRIGGTRKGTVFTGLFAGLSSSTALTLHYARLSRQAGENASLLATGILLACGTMGPRVLLITAIVYPPLAFALLPPLSAAVLVMYLLAWRLWLKSKDGPADAGGGIGLQNNPLDLKSALVMGTIVAVVLALSEIFRERMGDTGIYLLAAVTGIADVNPITLSSARMAGAGLGLQAAAYSILIAAGVNSLIKVAAAAIIGRDLGRYLLAPICLAVVVGAVTALLLAGAT, from the coding sequence ATGAGCGACATACTGGATTCGTTTTTCGACCTTCACCCCAACCTGCCCGGCCTGGCCGTCGCCTTGCTGCTGGGGTTATTGATCGGCACCCAGCGAGGCTGGACGCAACGGGAAAGGAATCCCGGAGAACGCGTCGCCGGCGTGCGCACGCACACTCTCACCGGCCTGCTGGGGGGGCTTACACTGGTGCTCGCCGAGTCGCTGGGGCACTGGTTTGCCGCGGTCATGCTGATCAGCTTCACCCTTCTTGTTGTCACGAGCTACCACGCCAAGGTCAATAAAGACCAGAACGTCGGGATCACCGGGTCCATCAGCCTTTTTCTGACCTTCATCTTCGGCGCACTCGCCGTTGAGGGAGAGACTTTTCTCGCCGCCAGCGCCGCAGTCACTACCGCGCTCATCCTCGACAACAAGCAGGAAATACACCGCTGGGTAGGGTTACTCCAGGAGAAAGAGCTGGCCGCCGGGCTCAAGCTCTTGCTGATTTCGGTGGTAATGCTGCCGGTCCTGCCGAATGAAGGATTTGGCCCGGGGGATGCGCTGAACCCGTATGAAATCTGGTGGATGGTTGTACTGATCGCGTCTATTTCGTTTGTCGGCTATTTTGCGATGCGTATTGGCGGAACCCGAAAGGGAACTGTTTTCACCGGCCTGTTCGCAGGCCTGAGTTCATCCACCGCCCTTACCCTTCACTACGCGCGTCTGTCGCGCCAGGCCGGGGAAAATGCGTCGTTGCTTGCGACTGGCATCCTTCTGGCCTGCGGAACCATGGGGCCACGCGTCCTGCTGATCACTGCAATCGTCTATCCGCCCCTGGCATTCGCCCTTCTGCCGCCACTTTCGGCCGCAGTTCTGGTCATGTATCTGCTGGCATGGCGCCTCTGGCTGAAGAGTAAGGATGGCCCTGCTGATGCCGGGGGCGGGATCGGGCTGCAAAACAATCCCCTGGACCTCAAGTCCGCCCTGGTCATGGGCACGATTGTGGCGGTGGTGCTGGCGCTATCGGAGATATTCCGGGAGCGCATGGGGGACACTGGCATCTATCTGCTGGCGGCTGTCACGGGCATTGCGGACGTCAACCCAATCACCCTGTCGTCCGCCCGCATGGCTGGGGCCGGGCTTGGGCTGCAGGCGGCCGCTTACAGCATTCTCATCGCAGCAGGGGTCAATAGTCTGATCAAAGTCGCAGCCGCTGCCATAATCGGGCGCGACCTGGGCCGCTACCTGCTCGCCCCCATTTGCCTCGCAGTCGTCGTCGGCGCGGTAACCGCCTTGCTTCTGGCAGGCGCTACCTGA
- a CDS encoding MBL fold metallo-hydrolase RNA specificity domain-containing protein — MKLRFLGGVDTVTGSRHLIETATSRVLIDCGMYQGVKALRRRNWAPFPERPESIDAVVLTHAHIDHTGYLPLLVKRGFKGKIHCTQSTLELCRVLLPDAGHLQEEDARYANRKHFSRHEKAEPLFTVKDALRALELFEAHPFDKSFSPVNEVDVSFSPAGHILGSACVRLSHGGKSIIFSGDVGRQNDPVMLPPVPLQSADYLVLESTYGNRVHSTVDPEEALAEVINQTLAKGGIVLMPAFAVGRAQLLLYLIHELQKQKRIPDVPVFLNSPMAITATEVFLRHHNEHRLDANQCHEIDAGTTYVRTVEDAIELTARRLPAIIISASGMASGGRVLHHLKALLPNHRNSVVFAGYQAPGTRGDAMVNGVDKVKIHGEYFPVKAMIYNLDSLSAHGDYEEILTWLKQSSLQPRKVFITHGETRASDAMRKHVEEQLGWDAEVPELYSEVEL; from the coding sequence ATGAAACTTCGTTTTCTCGGTGGGGTGGATACCGTTACCGGGTCCAGGCATTTGATAGAAACCGCCACCAGCCGGGTGTTGATCGACTGCGGCATGTACCAGGGCGTCAAGGCGTTACGACGGCGCAACTGGGCGCCCTTTCCCGAACGTCCCGAATCGATAGATGCCGTCGTGCTGACCCATGCCCATATCGACCATACCGGCTATCTTCCACTGCTGGTCAAGCGGGGCTTCAAGGGCAAGATCCACTGTACCCAGTCGACGCTGGAGCTCTGCCGTGTACTGCTGCCGGACGCCGGCCATCTACAGGAGGAAGACGCCCGCTACGCCAACCGCAAGCACTTCTCCCGCCACGAAAAAGCCGAACCGCTGTTTACCGTCAAGGATGCGTTGCGGGCGCTGGAGTTGTTTGAAGCCCACCCCTTCGATAAATCTTTCTCACCGGTAAACGAAGTCGACGTCAGCTTCTCCCCGGCCGGGCATATCCTGGGATCGGCCTGCGTGAGGCTCAGCCATGGTGGCAAATCGATCATTTTCAGCGGCGATGTCGGCCGTCAGAACGACCCGGTCATGCTACCGCCGGTTCCGCTCCAGTCGGCGGATTACCTGGTGCTGGAGTCAACCTACGGCAACCGTGTGCACAGTACCGTCGATCCCGAGGAAGCGCTGGCGGAGGTCATCAATCAAACGCTGGCTAAAGGGGGCATAGTGCTGATGCCAGCCTTTGCGGTGGGTCGGGCCCAGCTACTGCTTTACCTGATTCATGAGTTGCAGAAACAGAAGCGCATACCGGACGTGCCAGTATTTCTCAACAGCCCAATGGCGATCACGGCGACCGAGGTCTTCCTGCGCCACCACAACGAGCACCGTCTGGATGCCAACCAGTGCCACGAGATCGACGCAGGCACCACCTATGTGCGTACGGTTGAAGACGCCATCGAGCTGACCGCCCGCCGGCTGCCGGCCATCATCATTTCGGCAAGCGGAATGGCGAGCGGCGGCCGAGTCCTGCACCACCTCAAGGCCCTTCTGCCCAATCACCGCAACAGCGTTGTCTTCGCCGGCTACCAGGCCCCGGGAACGCGAGGCGATGCCATGGTCAACGGCGTCGACAAAGTGAAGATCCACGGCGAGTACTTCCCGGTCAAAGCCATGATTTACAATCTGGATTCCCTGTCTGCCCACGGCGACTACGAAGAGATCCTGACCTGGCTGAAGCAGTCGTCGCTACAACCGCGGAAGGTGTTCATTACCCACGGCGAGACACGCGCCTCGGACGCCATGCGCAAGCATGTGGAAGAGCAGCTTGGCTGGGATGCGGAAGTGCCCGAGCTGTATAGCGAAGTGGAGCTCTGA
- the glgP gene encoding alpha-glucan family phosphorylase: protein MPISSGSYPPRAVPPALQGLVKLALDLRWSWHHGSDVLWRTLGEETWERVPNAWLVLNSVSDRRLKQLAEDPDFLGLLDRQLEAQAEFNRVPTWFSTDYQGCPFKAVAFFSMEYGVTESLPIYSGGLGILAGDLLKASSDLGVPVIAVGLLYQQGYFRQSVNSDGDQLEFYPYNDPTMLPLSPLRDEHGEWVRVVLDFPGRRLSLRAWHGQVGRCELLLLDSNDPINEPGDRGITSELYGGGSELRLQQELVLGIGGWRLLQQLGIQPEVCHLNEGHTAFAALERVRSIQLETGLAFDAARLAARARTLFTTHTPVAAGFDRFPVELVERYLAPLAAELGIAMHELLALGQGDGADPDAPFNMAYLAMSLAGAANGVSEVHGRVSRQLMQHLYPRWPTSEVPIASVTNGVHTPSWDSPAADALWTRAYGKNRWRGDLAAVDAALPGIDDGELWALRNDNRRRLVAFLRRRLTLQHCEKGGADSAGAACGLDLDDEALIIGFARRFTEYKRPNLLLQDPERLVRILNDRSRPVQLVIAGKAHPRDQVGKDMLKQWIRFITRPDVIGRVVFIEDYDLQVAAAFVQGVDVWLNTPRSPWEACGTSGMKVLVNGGLNLSQRDGWWAEAHDPAVGWSIGSPEGLPPGRIAEGDRADAEELYRRLENEVVPSFYDTDAQGIPRAWVALMRESMSRLTPQFSANRMVREYTERFYGPLASGGARRTPEVARQLAAVVHGLRENWHRLRFGSVLVEHEAEHHHFHIQLHVDGLDPDWLKVELVSENDGVVRCEPLTRGEPLVGSEHAFNYHGAVPADRPSEHYTPRVVPAGESLHGPLELNLILWHH from the coding sequence ATGCCGATCAGTTCCGGATCCTATCCGCCCCGTGCCGTACCGCCGGCCCTTCAAGGGCTGGTCAAACTCGCCCTCGACCTGCGCTGGAGCTGGCACCACGGCAGTGACGTACTTTGGCGCACGCTTGGAGAGGAAACCTGGGAGCGGGTCCCGAACGCCTGGCTGGTGCTGAACAGTGTTTCCGACCGGCGACTGAAGCAACTGGCCGAGGACCCGGACTTTCTCGGGTTGCTGGATCGTCAGCTTGAGGCCCAGGCCGAGTTCAACCGCGTGCCGACCTGGTTCAGTACCGATTATCAGGGGTGCCCCTTCAAGGCTGTTGCGTTTTTCTCCATGGAGTATGGGGTCACCGAGTCCCTGCCGATCTATTCGGGCGGACTCGGTATCCTGGCAGGGGACCTGCTCAAGGCGTCGAGCGACCTTGGCGTTCCTGTCATTGCCGTTGGTCTGCTCTACCAGCAAGGCTATTTTCGCCAGAGCGTTAACAGCGATGGCGATCAACTGGAGTTCTATCCCTACAACGACCCCACAATGCTGCCGCTTTCACCGCTGCGGGACGAGCATGGGGAGTGGGTGCGGGTAGTGCTCGACTTCCCCGGGCGGCGGCTCAGCCTGCGGGCGTGGCACGGTCAGGTTGGGCGTTGCGAATTGCTTTTGCTGGACAGCAACGACCCCATTAACGAGCCCGGCGATCGCGGGATCACCAGTGAGCTCTACGGTGGCGGTAGCGAGTTGCGTCTGCAGCAGGAACTGGTCCTTGGGATTGGCGGCTGGCGGCTGTTGCAGCAGCTGGGTATACAGCCCGAGGTATGCCATCTGAACGAGGGCCATACCGCGTTTGCGGCCCTGGAGCGGGTCCGCAGCATTCAGCTTGAGACCGGACTGGCCTTCGACGCCGCGCGTCTTGCCGCCCGGGCCCGGACGCTTTTCACCACTCATACGCCGGTTGCTGCCGGGTTCGACCGCTTCCCGGTCGAACTGGTGGAGCGGTATCTGGCCCCGCTTGCTGCCGAGCTTGGCATTGCGATGCACGAGTTGCTCGCCCTTGGGCAGGGCGACGGCGCAGACCCCGACGCGCCGTTCAATATGGCCTATCTTGCAATGAGCCTGGCCGGCGCGGCAAACGGCGTCAGCGAGGTGCACGGGCGGGTGTCCCGGCAACTCATGCAGCACCTCTACCCGCGATGGCCAACCAGCGAAGTGCCCATAGCCAGCGTCACCAACGGCGTGCATACCCCCAGCTGGGATTCGCCCGCGGCCGACGCCCTCTGGACCCGGGCCTATGGCAAGAACCGCTGGCGTGGCGATCTTGCCGCCGTGGATGCGGCTCTGCCCGGCATCGACGACGGCGAACTCTGGGCTTTGCGCAACGATAACCGCCGGCGACTGGTGGCTTTCCTGCGCCGTCGTTTGACCCTCCAGCATTGCGAGAAGGGCGGCGCGGACTCGGCCGGGGCCGCCTGCGGGCTCGACCTTGACGACGAAGCGCTGATTATCGGTTTCGCCCGCCGGTTTACCGAATACAAGCGACCAAACCTGCTGCTACAGGATCCCGAACGGCTGGTCCGCATTCTCAACGACCGGTCCCGCCCGGTGCAGCTTGTGATCGCGGGCAAAGCCCATCCGCGTGACCAGGTGGGCAAGGACATGCTGAAACAATGGATTCGCTTTATTACGCGCCCCGATGTGATCGGTCGTGTCGTATTCATCGAGGATTACGACCTGCAGGTGGCGGCAGCGTTTGTACAGGGGGTGGATGTCTGGCTCAACACGCCACGATCACCCTGGGAAGCCTGTGGCACCAGCGGCATGAAGGTGTTGGTGAACGGTGGGCTGAACCTGTCCCAGCGGGACGGATGGTGGGCTGAGGCTCATGACCCGGCGGTGGGCTGGTCGATAGGCTCCCCAGAAGGTCTGCCACCGGGGCGCATTGCCGAGGGCGACCGAGCAGATGCCGAAGAGCTGTACCGCCGTCTCGAAAACGAGGTCGTGCCGAGCTTTTATGATACGGATGCTCAGGGGATTCCCCGAGCCTGGGTCGCCCTGATGCGCGAAAGCATGTCGCGGCTAACCCCTCAGTTTTCGGCCAACCGCATGGTCCGGGAGTACACGGAGCGCTTCTACGGTCCGCTAGCTTCAGGTGGCGCCAGACGCACCCCGGAAGTCGCCCGGCAGCTGGCTGCTGTGGTGCATGGCTTACGCGAGAACTGGCACCGACTCCGGTTTGGTAGCGTGCTGGTTGAGCATGAGGCCGAACACCATCACTTTCATATCCAGCTACACGTCGACGGGCTCGACCCGGACTGGCTCAAAGTCGAACTGGTGAGCGAAAACGATGGCGTCGTGCGCTGTGAACCGCTCACTCGTGGTGAGCCTTTGGTGGGCAGCGAACACGCCTTCAACTATCACGGCGCGGTACCGGCTGACCGCCCCTCCGAGCATTACACTCCGCGCGTGGTGCCGGCGGGCGAGTCACTCCATGGTCCGCTCGAGCTGAACCTGATTCTCTGGCACCACTGA
- a CDS encoding phosphoketolase family protein, whose translation MSKKASESVLSEAQLDAINAYWRAANYLSVGQIYLQDNPLLRAPLQAEHVKKRLLGHWGTTPGLNFVYVHLNRLIRERDLNMIYVTGPGHGGPALVANTWLEGTYSERYPDVAEDEDGMRRLFRQFSYPGGISSHVAAEVPGSINEGGELGYSLSHAFGAAFDNPDLIVTCVVGDGEAETGALATAWHSNKFLNPVHDGAVLPILHLNGFKIAGPTVLARIPEDELLALFRGYGYEPYLVEGSEPGPMHQRMAGVLDEVVERIQAIQKDARTNGYSTRPHWPMIILRSPKGWTGPKVVAGAPSEGSFHSHQVPFGNVAGSSENRTLLQDWLKSYRAEELFDQQGKLIPELAALAPRGERRMSDNPHANGGMLMRDLRLPDFRDYMLDLPQPGALRAEATDVQGRLIRDVLKLNAKTGNFRIFSPDETLSNRWRAVFEVTDRCSTAEIAEADEHVAVDGRVMEVLSEHQCQGWLEGYLLTGRHGFFSCYEAFIHIIDSMFNQYAKWLKKSNEVPWRRPIASLNYLLTSHVWRQDHNGFSHQDPGFLDHVTSKTADLTRIYLPPDANTLLSVTDHCLRSRNLVNVIVAGKQPEWQWLDRDAAIKHCTAGLGIWGWASNDRDREPDVVIGCAGDVPTVEALAAVMLLRELAPQLRVRVVNVVDLMTLQPPSAHPHGISDKDFDLIFTHDKPVVFAFHGYPALIHRLIYRRNNHANWHVHGYKEQGTTTTPFDMVVMNELDRFHLSAAVLDTIPNPDSSVAYARQVLRDKLLEHRHYIRAHGEDMPEIRDWQWH comes from the coding sequence ATGAGCAAGAAAGCATCCGAGTCCGTTTTGAGCGAAGCACAGCTGGACGCCATCAATGCCTACTGGCGCGCTGCAAACTATCTGTCTGTCGGTCAGATCTACCTGCAGGATAACCCGCTGCTGCGAGCGCCTCTTCAGGCCGAGCATGTCAAAAAGCGTTTGCTGGGTCACTGGGGCACCACGCCGGGGCTGAATTTCGTTTACGTTCACCTTAATCGCCTCATCCGCGAGCGTGACCTGAACATGATCTACGTCACAGGTCCCGGTCACGGAGGCCCGGCGCTGGTCGCCAATACCTGGCTGGAAGGTACCTACAGCGAACGCTATCCGGATGTCGCTGAAGATGAAGACGGCATGCGGCGGCTGTTTCGCCAGTTCTCTTACCCCGGCGGGATCTCCAGCCACGTGGCGGCGGAGGTCCCCGGCTCGATCAACGAGGGCGGCGAGCTGGGCTACTCATTGTCCCACGCGTTCGGGGCGGCTTTCGACAATCCCGATCTTATCGTGACCTGCGTGGTGGGCGACGGCGAAGCTGAAACAGGCGCGCTGGCCACGGCCTGGCACAGCAATAAATTCCTCAATCCGGTGCACGACGGCGCAGTGCTGCCGATCCTCCATCTCAACGGCTTCAAGATCGCGGGCCCGACCGTGCTAGCGCGCATCCCGGAAGATGAGCTGCTGGCCCTGTTCCGGGGTTACGGTTACGAGCCCTACCTGGTGGAAGGAAGTGAGCCGGGCCCGATGCACCAGCGTATGGCCGGGGTGCTGGACGAGGTCGTCGAACGCATCCAGGCCATTCAGAAGGACGCCCGCACGAACGGCTACAGTACGCGGCCGCACTGGCCGATGATCATCCTGCGCTCGCCCAAAGGCTGGACCGGGCCGAAGGTGGTTGCCGGGGCGCCCAGTGAAGGCAGTTTCCACTCCCACCAGGTGCCGTTCGGTAACGTCGCAGGTTCTTCGGAAAACCGGACACTGCTTCAGGACTGGCTGAAGAGCTACCGCGCCGAAGAGCTTTTTGATCAGCAGGGCAAGCTGATTCCGGAACTGGCCGCGCTTGCGCCCCGGGGCGAACGACGCATGAGTGATAATCCGCACGCCAACGGTGGCATGCTGATGCGGGATCTGCGCCTGCCCGACTTCCGCGACTATATGCTCGATCTGCCCCAGCCCGGTGCGCTGCGGGCAGAAGCGACGGATGTGCAGGGCCGGCTGATTCGCGACGTGCTGAAACTCAATGCCAAAACCGGCAACTTCCGGATATTCAGCCCTGATGAAACACTGTCCAATCGCTGGCGCGCGGTGTTTGAGGTGACTGACCGCTGCTCTACCGCTGAAATCGCGGAAGCTGATGAGCATGTCGCGGTCGATGGACGGGTTATGGAGGTCCTCAGCGAGCACCAGTGCCAGGGCTGGCTGGAAGGTTACCTGCTGACCGGGCGCCACGGCTTCTTCTCGTGCTATGAGGCCTTCATCCACATCATCGATTCCATGTTCAACCAGTACGCCAAATGGCTGAAGAAGAGTAACGAGGTGCCCTGGCGCCGGCCCATCGCCTCGCTCAACTATCTACTGACGTCCCACGTCTGGCGCCAGGATCACAACGGCTTCAGCCACCAGGACCCGGGGTTCCTCGACCATGTCACCAGCAAGACGGCGGACCTAACCCGAATCTACCTGCCGCCCGACGCCAACACGCTGCTGTCCGTGACGGATCATTGCCTGCGCAGCCGCAATCTGGTCAACGTGATTGTGGCCGGCAAGCAGCCGGAGTGGCAGTGGCTGGACCGGGACGCGGCTATCAAGCACTGCACGGCAGGGCTGGGCATCTGGGGCTGGGCCAGTAACGACCGCGACCGGGAACCCGACGTTGTTATCGGCTGCGCCGGCGACGTGCCGACAGTGGAAGCCCTGGCGGCGGTGATGCTGTTACGGGAGCTGGCACCCCAGCTGCGGGTGCGGGTGGTCAATGTGGTTGACCTGATGACCCTGCAGCCACCCAGCGCTCACCCTCACGGTATTTCGGACAAGGATTTTGACCTTATTTTTACCCACGACAAGCCGGTGGTGTTCGCCTTCCACGGCTATCCCGCGTTGATTCACCGACTGATTTACCGTCGGAACAATCACGCCAACTGGCATGTGCATGGCTACAAGGAGCAGGGCACCACCACGACGCCGTTCGACATGGTGGTGATGAACGAGCTGGACCGCTTCCATCTCTCGGCTGCCGTGCTGGACACCATTCCCAACCCTGACTCGTCCGTTGCCTATGCGCGCCAGGTTCTGCGCGACAAACTGCTTGAGCATCGGCACTACATTCGCGCCCATGGCGAAGACATGCCGGAAATACGGGACTGGCAATGGCATTGA
- a CDS encoding cation-translocating P-type ATPase — MAKNLLWHSLDPQTAENELGASSHGLPQADAEARLQKYGPNELVQTKTRGFASRFFAHFQNALIYVLLGAAGITALLGHWVDTFVILGVVLINAIIGVIQEGKAEKALGAIRQLLAPAAVVRRDRTIQTVPAEALVPGDIVLLQSGDRVPADLRLIQSRELRVDEALLTGESEPAAKRLEPVAEDAVLAERFCMVYSGTLVTSGTATGLVVATGQATEVGRISELLGDVETLATPLLRQVNQFGRLLALVTLAVTVLTFLFGWLWRGYELAEVVLIAVGLAVAAIPEGLPAILTITLAIGVQRMARRNAIIRQLPAVETLGAVTVICTDKTGTLTRNEMTVTDVVTHGGHFEVSGVGYGPEGDLRPVGNVSESILPADHPAIVQLAHAALLCNDAALSRDKGARDKEARDKEARDKGAGEERAHEQESREKGSHAEGRWQLTGDPTEGALLAFAYKCGLSSPLDQQANPRLDAIPFESEHRFMATLHHDHQGRRMVYIKGAPERILAMCTDQLVSSGTEPLNREHWDQQAHALAAAGKRVLALAYLDVPADKSQLDFDDVTSGLTLIGLTGMVDPPRPEATKAVASAQAAGIRVKMITGDHAATALAIGQSMNIGDGRDAVTGAMLEELDDAALKDVVNQRDVFARTSPEHKLRLVKSLQSQQQVVAMTGDGVNDAPALKRADVGVAMGQKGTDAAKQAARMVLADDNFASIVHAVEEGRIVYDNLKKAILFILPTSGGEALAILAAVALGMMMPITPVQILWVNMVTAVTLALTLAFEPAESDVMARPPRRPQEPLLTGFLIWRVLFVSVLMVMATFGLFLWYSRTGYELELSRTVAVNALVTCEIFYLFNTRVLVLPALSWRSLVSNRYAWYATLCLLVLQALFTYAPPFQLLFETRSLDVAAWGWIVGAGAMLFVTVELEKALRRRWAL, encoded by the coding sequence ATGGCTAAAAACCTGCTCTGGCACAGTCTGGACCCGCAGACAGCTGAAAATGAGCTGGGCGCCTCCAGCCACGGGTTGCCGCAAGCCGACGCCGAAGCACGGCTGCAAAAATATGGCCCGAATGAGCTTGTTCAAACGAAAACGCGTGGTTTTGCGAGCCGGTTTTTCGCCCATTTCCAGAATGCGCTGATCTATGTCCTGTTGGGGGCGGCCGGGATTACGGCGCTGCTCGGGCACTGGGTGGATACGTTCGTTATTCTGGGTGTTGTCTTGATCAATGCGATCATCGGCGTTATTCAGGAAGGCAAGGCCGAAAAAGCGTTGGGCGCCATCCGCCAGTTGCTGGCGCCAGCTGCTGTGGTGCGCCGCGATCGCACCATTCAGACCGTACCTGCCGAAGCCCTGGTACCGGGCGACATTGTCCTGCTGCAGTCCGGGGATCGGGTGCCGGCAGACCTTCGTCTGATCCAGAGCCGCGAGCTGCGGGTGGATGAAGCGCTACTCACGGGTGAGTCCGAGCCCGCAGCCAAGCGGCTTGAGCCGGTGGCCGAAGATGCTGTTCTGGCTGAACGGTTCTGTATGGTCTATTCGGGCACGCTGGTGACATCCGGAACTGCCACCGGCCTTGTGGTCGCTACAGGCCAGGCAACCGAGGTTGGCCGTATCAGCGAACTGCTGGGCGACGTCGAGACCCTTGCTACTCCTCTGCTGCGTCAGGTTAACCAGTTCGGCCGATTGCTTGCGCTGGTAACCCTGGCTGTCACCGTGCTCACGTTCCTGTTCGGCTGGCTGTGGCGCGGATACGAACTCGCAGAAGTTGTCCTCATTGCTGTTGGCCTGGCCGTGGCCGCTATCCCCGAAGGGCTGCCTGCCATTCTTACGATCACGCTGGCCATCGGCGTCCAGCGTATGGCCCGGCGCAACGCCATTATCAGGCAACTGCCGGCGGTTGAAACCCTCGGCGCTGTTACGGTGATCTGTACCGACAAAACCGGCACGCTCACGCGCAACGAAATGACGGTGACCGATGTGGTGACCCATGGCGGCCATTTCGAGGTCAGCGGCGTGGGCTATGGCCCCGAAGGCGACCTGCGCCCAGTCGGCAATGTCAGCGAGAGCATCCTTCCCGCCGACCACCCGGCAATAGTTCAACTGGCCCACGCCGCGTTGCTCTGTAACGACGCTGCCTTATCTCGGGATAAAGGGGCTCGGGATAAAGAGGCTCGTGATAAAGAGGCTCGTGATAAAGGGGCTGGTGAAGAACGCGCTCATGAACAAGAGTCTCGTGAAAAAGGTTCCCATGCAGAAGGCCGTTGGCAGCTGACCGGAGACCCGACCGAGGGCGCACTGCTGGCCTTTGCCTACAAGTGCGGCCTGTCATCACCGCTGGATCAGCAGGCCAATCCTCGGCTGGACGCTATTCCTTTTGAGTCAGAACATCGCTTTATGGCCACACTCCACCATGACCATCAAGGTCGGCGGATGGTCTACATCAAGGGAGCCCCCGAGCGGATCCTGGCCATGTGCACCGACCAGTTGGTCTCTTCAGGCACCGAGCCCCTGAACCGGGAGCATTGGGACCAGCAGGCCCACGCCCTGGCGGCCGCCGGCAAACGTGTGCTGGCCCTCGCTTACCTGGATGTTCCGGCGGACAAGTCGCAACTGGATTTCGACGATGTTACCTCTGGACTGACCCTGATCGGGCTCACGGGTATGGTCGACCCGCCCCGCCCCGAAGCCACCAAAGCCGTTGCTTCAGCCCAGGCCGCGGGCATCCGGGTCAAGATGATTACCGGCGATCATGCCGCCACAGCGCTTGCCATCGGACAGAGCATGAATATCGGCGACGGCCGCGACGCCGTAACCGGCGCAATGCTGGAGGAATTGGACGATGCTGCGCTTAAAGACGTGGTTAACCAGCGTGACGTCTTCGCGCGTACCAGTCCGGAGCACAAGCTGCGGCTGGTCAAGAGTCTGCAGTCGCAGCAGCAGGTGGTGGCCATGACCGGCGACGGCGTCAATGATGCCCCCGCGCTCAAACGAGCTGACGTCGGCGTAGCTATGGGGCAAAAAGGAACGGATGCGGCCAAGCAGGCTGCACGCATGGTCCTTGCGGACGATAACTTTGCCTCCATCGTGCATGCGGTGGAGGAAGGTCGTATCGTCTACGACAACCTGAAAAAGGCGATCCTCTTTATCTTGCCCACCAGCGGCGGCGAAGCGCTCGCGATACTGGCCGCCGTCGCGCTCGGAATGATGATGCCGATCACACCGGTCCAAATCTTGTGGGTCAACATGGTGACAGCCGTTACATTGGCTTTGACCCTGGCCTTCGAGCCGGCCGAGAGCGACGTCATGGCGCGCCCTCCGCGGCGGCCGCAGGAACCGCTCCTCACCGGTTTCCTGATATGGCGGGTGCTGTTCGTGTCGGTGCTCATGGTGATGGCGACGTTCGGGCTTTTCCTCTGGTATAGCCGGACCGGGTACGAACTCGAGCTTTCACGCACGGTGGCGGTAAATGCTCTGGTGACCTGCGAGATTTTCTACCTGTTCAATACCCGTGTTCTGGTGCTTCCGGCACTTAGCTGGAGATCGCTGGTGTCAAACCGGTACGCCTGGTACGCAACGTTGTGCCTGCTCGTGCTCCAGGCGCTCTTTACCTATGCGCCACCCTTCCAGCTACTGTTCGAAACACGCTCACTGGACGTCGCTGCCTGGGGCTGGATTGTCGGGGCCGGCGCTATGCTCTTTGTGACAGTTGAGCTGGAAAAAGCGCTGCGCAGACGCTGGGCTCTATAG